The Coffea arabica cultivar ET-39 chromosome 8e, Coffea Arabica ET-39 HiFi, whole genome shotgun sequence genome window below encodes:
- the LOC113704990 gene encoding transcription factor bHLH118-like, whose protein sequence is MFSQWLSDQDELFKFISPPRPQQQNDKLLVDVNKPPFNDLDLSTVAKSKPKQGRRRKISALENIEESPRDYIKKIIHRDVERQRRQETAGLHETLRSLIPSQHLEGKRSISDHIHATVKYIRFQKKKVDELKSKRAKLKEWFINPTTSKVVENENPQEDFEQPSIVVKTCRAGMEITITTGSKVDLPLSRILNFLISEGKSIKSCISTRVNERLLHVIESEVNDEKIISPNELQEKLTEIARYQIS, encoded by the exons ATGTTTTCTCAATGGCTAAGTGACCAAGATgaacttttcaagtttatttCACCTCCTCGTCCTCAACAACAAAACGATAAACTTCTGGTGGATGTGAATAAACCTCCCTTTAATGATTTGGATCTTAGTACTGTTGCCAAGTCCAAGCCAAAACAGGGCCGTCGAAGGAAGATTAGTGCCTTGGAAAACATTGAGGAGAGCCCTAGAGACTACATCAAGAAGATCATACATAGAGATGTCGAAAGGCAAAGAAGGCAAGAGACGGCTGGCCTTCACGAGACTCTGCGTTCACTGATCCCCTCTCAACATCTCGAG GGGAAGCGGTCCATATCAGATCATATTCATGCGACCGTGAAATATATTAGGTTTCAAAAGAAGAAGGTAGATGAGCTGAAGAGCAAGAGAGCAAAGCTCAAGGAATGGTTTATCAATCCGACCACTTCCAAGGTTGTAGAGAATGAAAATCCACAGGAAGATTTTGAGCAACCTAGTATTGTGGTTAAAACTTGTAGGGCAGGGATGGAGATCACCATAACCACTGGATCCAAAGTAGATCTTCCTCTTTCCAGAATCCTCAATTTTCTCATTTCAGAAGGCAAGTCTATCAAAAGCTGCATTTCCACACGAGTAAATGAAAGGCTACTCCATGTTATTGAATCAGAG GTGAATGACGAGAAAATTATAAGTCCAAATGAGCTGCAGGAGAAATTGACGGAGATAGCGCGCTATCAAATCAGTTGA